One stretch of Segatella copri DNA includes these proteins:
- a CDS encoding TlpA disulfide reductase family protein, with the protein MKTAILSAALMLASTVAMAQKSNFQLKVDLKNFNSDSVLVYKGRNVKMDTVLVKNGKFTYSANLDKAAGYVFLSPETYRGAGQFMFNLPCVPGEKAEVKGDTKNRFDISGSKFYQQYHEVDVLLETANKELRDYEASLNQRIKNGETQQSIMAEYEQKAPALQKAKDDKIFDFVKQHPDYEACATIIEQFDDVSKMEKLLGLLSENVKNGRMKAFYQPMIDMAKKRAEAEEKAKKVQAAGVEAPDFTLKDIKGNDFKLSSLRGKIVVLDFWGSWCGWCIKGMPKMKEYYEKYKGKFEILGVDCNDTEAKWKAAVEKHQLPWIHVYNPKDSKVLSDYAVQGFPTKIVIDANGKIIKTIVGEDPAFYTLLDEVLGK; encoded by the coding sequence ATGAAAACAGCGATTTTATCTGCGGCGTTGATGCTTGCATCAACTGTTGCGATGGCTCAGAAGAGCAACTTCCAGTTGAAGGTGGATTTGAAGAATTTCAATTCCGATTCTGTACTTGTTTACAAGGGTAGAAATGTTAAGATGGATACGGTTTTGGTGAAGAATGGCAAGTTTACCTATTCTGCAAACCTTGATAAGGCTGCCGGATACGTTTTCCTCTCACCTGAAACTTATCGTGGTGCTGGTCAGTTTATGTTCAACCTGCCTTGTGTTCCTGGCGAGAAGGCTGAAGTTAAGGGCGATACAAAGAACCGCTTCGATATTTCGGGTTCTAAGTTCTATCAGCAGTATCATGAAGTAGATGTTCTGCTGGAGACTGCTAATAAGGAGTTGAGAGATTACGAAGCTTCCCTGAACCAGAGAATCAAGAATGGTGAGACCCAGCAGAGCATCATGGCAGAATATGAGCAGAAGGCTCCTGCCCTGCAAAAGGCAAAGGACGATAAGATTTTCGATTTCGTAAAGCAGCATCCTGATTATGAGGCTTGTGCTACTATCATAGAGCAGTTTGATGATGTCAGCAAGATGGAGAAACTGCTGGGCTTGCTCTCTGAGAATGTGAAAAACGGCAGAATGAAGGCTTTCTACCAGCCAATGATTGATATGGCTAAGAAGCGTGCTGAGGCTGAGGAGAAGGCTAAGAAGGTGCAGGCTGCTGGTGTTGAGGCTCCTGACTTCACGCTGAAGGATATTAAAGGAAATGATTTCAAGCTTTCCAGCCTTCGCGGCAAGATTGTAGTTCTCGACTTTTGGGGTTCATGGTGCGGATGGTGCATCAAGGGAATGCCTAAGATGAAGGAGTATTACGAAAAGTACAAGGGTAAGTTTGAAATTCTTGGTGTAGATTGTAATGATACAGAGGCTAAGTGGAAGGCTGCTGTTGAGAAGCACCAGCTGCCATGGATTCATGTTTACAATCCGAAGGACAGCAAGGTTCTCAGCGATTACGCTGTTCAGGGCTTCCCTACAAAGATTGTGATAGATGCTAATGGTAAGATTATCAAGACTATTGTTGGTGAGGATCCAGCTTTCTACACATTGCTTGATGAAGTGTTGGGCAAGTAA
- a CDS encoding HU family DNA-binding protein, with the protein MNNKEYIAELAQQTGYSQEDTQKLVRKAIDAMIAEFEDGEAVSIPNFGTFEVKKRMERVVVNPTTKKRQLVPPKLVLGFRPVASVKEKLKNGGDEQ; encoded by the coding sequence ATGAACAATAAGGAATACATCGCTGAACTGGCTCAGCAAACCGGCTATTCGCAGGAAGACACCCAGAAGTTGGTGCGCAAGGCGATAGACGCTATGATTGCCGAGTTTGAGGATGGAGAAGCTGTCTCTATCCCCAATTTTGGCACCTTCGAAGTGAAGAAGCGCATGGAGCGAGTGGTGGTTAATCCTACTACCAAGAAGCGCCAGCTGGTGCCGCCTAAGTTGGTGTTGGGTTTCCGACCGGTTGCTTCGGTCAAGGAAAAACTAAAGAATGGAGGGGATGAGCAATGA
- a CDS encoding carboxymuconolactone decarboxylase family protein has product MKKIVQTAGRTQLGEFAPEFAHLNDDILFGEVWSRNDLLSLRDRSLVTITSLISQGITDSSLKYHLQSAKNNGITRTEAAEIITHIAFYAGWPKAWAAFNLAKEVWNEDVKGDDAKAAFQCEMIFPIGEPNTAYAKYFKGNSYLAQISDSQIPFFNVTFEPGCRNNWHTHHATKGGGQMLVGVAGRGWYQEEGKPAQEILPGTVIHIPANVKHWHGAAKDSWFAHLAFEIPGENSSNEWLEPVTDEKYEKLK; this is encoded by the coding sequence ATGAAGAAAATAGTACAGACAGCAGGGCGCACCCAACTGGGTGAGTTTGCCCCAGAGTTCGCCCACCTCAACGACGACATCCTCTTCGGAGAAGTATGGAGCCGCAATGACCTGCTTTCATTGCGTGACCGCAGTTTGGTAACCATCACTTCGCTTATCAGTCAAGGAATCACCGACAGCTCGCTGAAATATCACCTGCAGTCAGCAAAGAACAATGGAATTACTCGCACGGAAGCGGCAGAGATCATCACCCACATCGCCTTCTACGCAGGTTGGCCAAAGGCCTGGGCTGCCTTCAATCTGGCAAAGGAGGTATGGAACGAAGATGTAAAAGGCGACGATGCGAAGGCTGCATTCCAGTGCGAGATGATTTTCCCTATCGGTGAGCCTAACACCGCTTATGCCAAGTACTTCAAGGGCAACAGTTATCTGGCACAAATATCCGACAGTCAGATACCTTTCTTCAACGTAACCTTTGAGCCTGGTTGCCGCAACAACTGGCATACGCACCACGCCACAAAGGGCGGCGGGCAAATGCTGGTAGGCGTAGCCGGACGAGGCTGGTATCAGGAAGAAGGCAAGCCTGCACAGGAGATTCTCCCAGGCACAGTCATCCACATTCCTGCCAACGTGAAGCATTGGCACGGTGCAGCAAAAGACAGCTGGTTTGCCCACCTCGCCTTTGAAATACCTGGCGAGAACAGCTCCAACGAGTGGCTTGAGCCTGTGACCGATGAGAAATATGAAAAGTTAAAATAA
- a CDS encoding S41 family peptidase, with protein sequence MKKLIFSVALLSAALSASAEEHPLWMRYPAISPDGTTIAFAYKGDLYSVSVNGGEARQLTTHAAFDSHPVWSPDSKKIAFQSNREGSLDIFVIDAKGGAPTRLTTNSGSETPIAFADNDHVLYSASLQPTAQSIIFGDNTFPQVYKVSTKGGRPELFSTLTMENISIAKNGDILYHDKKGYEDPWRKHQKSPIARDIWLKSNGKFAKQTTFAGEDRSPVWTSDEKSFFYLSEQDGTFNIYRRSLNSSSDKQITHHKGNPVRFLTASSADLLCYGYDGEIYTVKEGGEPQKVNISITTDNDAPSLVRQIKSWGATEISVSPDAKEVAFVMHGDVYVTSVEYTTTKRITDTPQQERNLSFSPDGRALVYAAERNGVWQIYQSKIKNEKEKNFTYATDIEEEQLVKTGITSQYPQYSPDGKEVAFFEDRAALRIVNLKSKKIRTVLDGKYVYSYSDGDIAFEWSPDSKWLLSTYIGNGGWNNQDIALVKADGKEVHNLTNSGYSDSNGKWVLDGKAMLFQSDRAGYRSHGSWGAEDDAYIMFFDLDAYNRFNMSKEEIELADANKDEKEKKEDEKKEEAKKKADEKQKKTGKIEVEKVKPLELDIENCRDRIVRLTANSSHMGDAVLSKDGDKLYYQAAFEDGYDLWQHDLKDGSTKLVMKGVGQGNLQTDKDVKNLFICNGSSIKKVDLSGFSTKDISFEANFNYKPAEERQYLFDHIWRQVKDKFYDPKIHGVDWEGYRKTYEKFLPYINNNFDFQEMLSEMLGELNASHTGARYYASNSALTTANLGVFFDSQYKGDGLKIQEIIKRGPFDVKNTGVTAGSIIESIDGEEIKAGMDYFPLLDGKVGKNVRLGIRNAKGKKMEVTVKAISQGKLNNLLYKRWVDRNRAFVDSISGGRIAYVHIKAMDSESFRTVYSELLSDKNRNRDAVIVDERHNGGGWLHDDLCTLLNGKQYQEFVPHGKVVGRDPFNKWVKPSCVMICENDYSNGHGFPWVYKELGIGKLIGAPVAGTMTAVWWETLMDNTLVFGIPQVGCRDMRGVFGENTQLNPDIEVYNSPEDFINGHDTQLERAVKEMMKK encoded by the coding sequence ATGAAAAAGTTAATCTTTTCAGTAGCCCTGCTCTCGGCAGCACTCTCTGCCAGCGCAGAAGAACATCCGCTCTGGATGCGCTACCCAGCCATCTCGCCCGATGGCACAACCATCGCCTTCGCTTATAAAGGCGACCTCTACAGTGTTTCTGTCAACGGCGGTGAAGCACGACAGCTCACAACCCATGCGGCCTTCGATTCGCATCCTGTATGGAGCCCTGACAGCAAGAAAATTGCCTTCCAGTCTAACCGCGAAGGAAGTCTCGACATCTTCGTAATCGATGCAAAAGGCGGTGCTCCTACCCGACTCACCACCAACAGCGGCAGCGAAACACCTATCGCCTTTGCAGACAACGACCATGTGCTCTACTCAGCCAGTCTGCAGCCTACAGCCCAGAGCATCATCTTCGGCGACAACACATTCCCACAAGTATATAAGGTAAGCACCAAGGGCGGAAGACCGGAACTCTTCTCTACCCTCACCATGGAGAATATCAGCATCGCCAAGAACGGCGACATTCTCTACCACGACAAAAAGGGATACGAAGACCCTTGGCGCAAACACCAGAAATCACCTATCGCTCGCGACATCTGGCTGAAGAGCAACGGTAAGTTTGCCAAGCAGACTACCTTTGCCGGCGAAGACCGCTCGCCAGTATGGACATCAGACGAGAAATCATTCTTCTATCTGAGCGAGCAGGACGGCACATTCAATATCTACCGCCGCAGCCTCAACAGTTCAAGCGACAAGCAGATTACCCACCACAAAGGCAATCCGGTAAGATTCCTCACTGCATCCAGCGCCGACCTGCTCTGCTACGGATATGATGGCGAAATCTACACCGTGAAAGAAGGTGGAGAGCCTCAGAAGGTGAACATCTCCATTACAACAGATAACGATGCTCCAAGCCTCGTACGTCAGATTAAAAGTTGGGGAGCTACGGAGATTTCCGTTTCGCCAGACGCCAAGGAAGTGGCTTTCGTGATGCATGGCGACGTATACGTAACTTCTGTAGAATACACCACTACCAAGCGCATTACCGACACACCACAGCAGGAGCGCAACCTGAGTTTCTCGCCAGACGGCAGAGCTCTGGTCTATGCAGCCGAGCGCAATGGCGTATGGCAGATTTACCAGTCTAAGATCAAGAACGAGAAAGAGAAGAACTTCACCTACGCTACCGATATCGAGGAAGAGCAGCTGGTGAAAACAGGCATTACATCGCAGTATCCGCAATACTCTCCTGACGGCAAGGAAGTGGCTTTCTTCGAAGACCGCGCTGCACTCCGCATCGTCAATCTGAAATCGAAGAAAATCCGCACCGTGCTCGATGGCAAATACGTCTACTCTTACAGCGATGGAGACATCGCTTTCGAATGGTCACCAGACAGCAAATGGCTCCTTTCAACCTATATCGGCAACGGTGGCTGGAACAACCAGGATATTGCGCTGGTAAAGGCTGACGGCAAAGAGGTTCACAACCTGACCAATTCCGGCTACAGCGACAGCAACGGCAAATGGGTGCTCGACGGCAAGGCTATGCTCTTCCAGAGCGACAGAGCCGGTTACCGCAGTCATGGAAGCTGGGGAGCAGAAGACGATGCCTACATCATGTTCTTCGACCTGGACGCCTACAACCGCTTCAACATGAGCAAGGAAGAGATAGAACTGGCTGACGCCAACAAGGACGAAAAGGAGAAGAAGGAAGACGAGAAGAAGGAAGAGGCTAAAAAGAAAGCTGACGAAAAGCAGAAGAAGACAGGAAAGATAGAGGTGGAAAAAGTGAAGCCACTGGAGCTGGACATCGAAAACTGCCGCGACAGAATCGTACGCCTCACCGCAAACTCTTCGCACATGGGCGATGCTGTGCTCTCTAAAGACGGCGACAAGCTCTACTACCAGGCAGCCTTCGAGGATGGTTACGATCTCTGGCAGCACGACCTGAAGGACGGCTCTACCAAGCTCGTGATGAAGGGCGTAGGCCAGGGCAACCTGCAGACCGACAAGGATGTGAAGAACCTCTTTATCTGCAACGGAAGCAGCATCAAGAAGGTGGATCTGAGCGGATTCAGCACCAAGGACATCAGCTTTGAGGCTAACTTCAACTATAAGCCAGCCGAGGAGCGCCAGTATCTCTTCGACCACATATGGCGACAGGTGAAAGACAAGTTCTACGACCCTAAGATCCATGGTGTTGACTGGGAAGGTTACCGCAAGACCTATGAGAAGTTCCTGCCTTACATCAACAACAATTTCGACTTCCAGGAGATGTTGAGCGAAATGCTTGGCGAGCTGAACGCTTCGCATACAGGAGCCCGCTACTACGCTTCGAACAGCGCGCTTACCACCGCCAACCTGGGAGTATTCTTCGACTCTCAGTACAAGGGCGACGGCCTGAAGATTCAGGAGATTATCAAGCGTGGTCCTTTCGATGTGAAGAATACGGGCGTAACAGCCGGCAGCATCATCGAGAGCATCGACGGCGAGGAGATTAAAGCCGGAATGGACTACTTCCCATTGCTCGACGGAAAGGTTGGCAAGAATGTACGACTCGGCATCAGAAACGCCAAGGGCAAGAAGATGGAGGTTACGGTAAAGGCTATCTCTCAGGGCAAACTCAACAACCTGCTCTACAAGCGATGGGTAGACCGCAACCGCGCTTTCGTTGACAGCATTTCGGGCGGACGCATCGCTTATGTTCACATTAAGGCGATGGATTCGGAGAGTTTCCGCACCGTTTACAGCGAACTGCTGAGCGACAAGAACCGAAACAGAGACGCTGTAATCGTAGACGAGCGCCATAATGGTGGCGGCTGGTTGCACGATGATCTCTGCACCCTACTCAACGGCAAGCAATATCAAGAGTTTGTACCTCACGGTAAGGTCGTTGGCCGCGATCCGTTCAACAAATGGGTGAAGCCATCTTGCGTCATGATCTGCGAGAACGATTACAGCAACGGTCACGGTTTCCCATGGGTTTACAAGGAACTCGGAATCGGCAAGCTGATCGGTGCTCCTGTAGCAGGAACCATGACAGCCGTATGGTGGGAAACGCTGATGGACAACACGCTGGTATTCGGTATTCCTCAGGTAGGCTGCCGCGACATGCGTGGCGTGTTCGGCGAGAACACCCAGCTGAACCCAGACATCGAGGTTTACAACAGTCCGGAAGATTTCATCAATGGCCATGATACCCAGCTCGAAAGAGCCGTAAAGGAAATGATGAAGAAATAA
- a CDS encoding HU family DNA-binding protein yields the protein MSKFSLNTLGKLLADKSGLSQVEAELFIRKMFDVCNQGLEADKQVKIKWLGTFKVQATKDRESINVNTGERFTIEGRDKLTFTPDNILKEIVNKPFAQFETVVVNDGVDFDEIDEKFGEEQTEDAPAQVIDFLDEEKTATPNPEVVVIGSEKEKEKEDEDELAKQIAIEQAKLERLKQAQLEQERIQKEKLEKEKQEQERLEQERLEQERLEQEKLEQERLEQERLEQERLEQEKLELAQQQQALKAVVEPAVPASDESEEEEEEEESSNSHHIVIPRYLVVAVCLIVVALIGGMGWFAFNYGQMTAQRDHLAMQLNQYHQAPAKKVPAKPAAAPLSQEQKLRQKAMEDSIRMAKTAEAVKLAEKSDEESASAEKAKQAEAKAKAEAKEKAKDKAEEKATSKIASSQYDKDARVRTGAYRIIGVAQTVTVGAGQTLEQISTRYLGSGMECYVEALNGTSTVKAGQKIKIPKLELKKKKK from the coding sequence ATGAGCAAATTCAGTTTAAATACACTCGGAAAACTGCTTGCTGACAAAAGCGGGCTGAGCCAGGTGGAAGCAGAACTCTTCATCCGGAAAATGTTTGATGTGTGCAACCAGGGACTCGAAGCCGACAAGCAGGTGAAGATAAAATGGCTGGGCACCTTTAAGGTACAGGCCACGAAAGACCGTGAGAGCATCAATGTGAACACGGGCGAGCGCTTCACCATTGAAGGCAGAGACAAACTCACCTTCACGCCTGACAACATCCTGAAAGAAATCGTGAACAAGCCATTCGCCCAATTTGAAACGGTGGTGGTAAATGACGGCGTAGATTTCGATGAAATAGATGAGAAGTTTGGAGAAGAACAGACAGAAGATGCTCCTGCACAAGTAATCGATTTTCTGGACGAAGAAAAAACTGCAACTCCAAATCCGGAGGTTGTTGTAATCGGATCTGAAAAGGAAAAAGAAAAAGAAGACGAAGACGAACTGGCAAAGCAAATTGCTATTGAACAAGCTAAACTGGAAAGATTAAAACAAGCCCAACTGGAGCAGGAAAGAATACAGAAAGAAAAGCTTGAAAAAGAAAAGCAAGAGCAGGAAAGACTGGAGCAGGAAAGACTGGAGCAGGAAAGACTTGAGCAGGAAAAACTTGAGCAGGAAAGACTGGAGCAGGAAAGGCTGGAGCAGGAAAGACTGGAGCAAGAGAAGCTTGAATTAGCCCAGCAACAGCAAGCCCTGAAAGCAGTTGTTGAACCTGCAGTACCTGCATCAGATGAATCTGAAGAAGAAGAGGAGGAAGAAGAATCTTCCAATTCTCATCATATTGTTATTCCTCGCTATCTGGTTGTTGCAGTCTGTCTCATCGTAGTAGCTTTGATTGGCGGAATGGGATGGTTTGCCTTCAACTATGGTCAGATGACTGCCCAGCGCGATCATCTAGCCATGCAGCTAAACCAGTATCACCAGGCTCCAGCCAAGAAAGTCCCAGCCAAACCAGCTGCCGCCCCACTCTCTCAGGAACAGAAACTCCGCCAGAAAGCGATGGAAGACAGCATCCGTATGGCTAAAACTGCAGAAGCAGTAAAACTGGCTGAAAAATCGGATGAGGAAAGTGCTAGCGCTGAAAAAGCTAAGCAGGCTGAAGCAAAAGCTAAGGCTGAAGCGAAAGAAAAGGCTAAAGATAAAGCCGAAGAAAAGGCTACTTCGAAAATAGCATCATCCCAGTATGACAAGGATGCTCGCGTACGCACGGGAGCTTACCGAATCATAGGAGTTGCCCAAACCGTTACGGTTGGCGCCGGTCAGACCCTCGAACAGATCAGCACCCGCTATTTAGGTTCTGGCATGGAATGCTACGTAGAAGCCCTGAATGGTACAAGCACCGTAAAGGCCGGACAGAAAATCAAGATTCCGAAACTGGAATTGAAAAAGAAAAAGAAGTAA
- a CDS encoding DNA alkylation repair protein gives MTSLQERLFAMQDKQYAAFQAKLTPGVPVESFIGIRVPVLRKFAKEFTKEVDCEEFLHQLPHEYYDENMLHSLLISEVKDYDECIRLTDSFLSFVDNWAVCDIMSPKVFAKHKEELLVKIKTWSKSSHVYTCRFGIDTLMSHYLDEDFKAEYLEIPASVRSEEYYVKMMVAWFFATALAKQWDQAIPYIEQNRLAPWTHNKTIQKAIESYRITPEQKEYLRALKIK, from the coding sequence ATGACTTCACTTCAAGAAAGGCTGTTCGCCATGCAGGATAAGCAGTATGCTGCTTTCCAGGCCAAACTGACACCGGGAGTGCCTGTGGAGAGTTTCATAGGCATTCGTGTGCCTGTGCTTCGCAAGTTCGCAAAAGAATTTACAAAGGAAGTAGATTGCGAGGAATTTCTTCATCAGCTTCCTCACGAATACTACGACGAGAACATGCTTCACAGTCTCCTCATTTCCGAGGTGAAGGACTACGATGAATGCATTCGTCTTACTGACAGCTTCCTGTCATTCGTGGATAACTGGGCTGTTTGCGACATCATGTCTCCGAAGGTGTTTGCCAAACACAAGGAGGAACTATTGGTGAAGATCAAGACTTGGAGTAAATCGTCACACGTTTATACTTGTCGCTTTGGAATAGATACACTTATGTCTCATTACCTGGATGAAGACTTCAAGGCAGAATATCTTGAAATTCCTGCATCTGTAAGGAGCGAAGAGTATTACGTAAAGATGATGGTAGCCTGGTTCTTCGCCACCGCCCTTGCCAAGCAATGGGACCAGGCGATTCCCTACATCGAACAAAACCGCCTTGCTCCCTGGACGCACAACAAGACCATCCAGAAGGCCATCGAGAGCTACAGAATCACGCCCGAGCAGAAGGAATATCTGCGGGCATTGAAGATAAAATAA
- the ftsY gene encoding signal recognition particle-docking protein FtsY, which produces MGLFGLFSNKKKETLDKGLEKTKESVFGKLARAVAGKSTVDDDVLDDLEEVLITSDVGVETTVKIIRRIEERVARDKYVSTSELNRILREEIAILLSENHSDDLADWDLPADHKPYVILVVGVNGVGKTTTIGKLAYQFKKAGKKVVLGAADTFRAAAVEQICIWGERVGVPVVKQQMGSDPASVAFDTLQSAKANGADVVLIDTAGRLHNKVNLMNELKKIKEVMKKVMPEAPDEVMLVLDGSTGQNAFEQAKQFSAVTNISSLAITKLDGTAKGGVVIGISDQLKVPVKYIGLGEGMEDLQLFNKTEFVDSLFKN; this is translated from the coding sequence ATGGGATTATTCGGATTATTCAGCAACAAAAAGAAAGAAACTCTCGATAAGGGACTTGAAAAAACCAAGGAGAGTGTGTTTGGCAAACTGGCGCGCGCCGTTGCCGGAAAGTCTACCGTCGATGATGATGTGCTCGACGATCTCGAAGAGGTACTCATCACCTCAGATGTAGGTGTAGAAACCACGGTCAAGATTATCCGCCGCATCGAAGAACGTGTGGCCCGCGATAAATATGTTTCAACCAGCGAGCTTAACCGCATTCTGCGCGAGGAAATCGCCATTCTCCTCTCCGAGAATCACAGCGATGACCTGGCAGACTGGGATCTCCCTGCCGACCATAAGCCTTACGTTATCCTCGTAGTAGGCGTAAACGGCGTGGGCAAGACAACCACCATCGGCAAACTGGCTTACCAGTTTAAGAAGGCTGGCAAGAAGGTTGTTCTGGGAGCTGCTGACACCTTCCGTGCCGCTGCCGTAGAGCAGATTTGCATCTGGGGCGAGCGCGTGGGTGTGCCTGTAGTGAAACAGCAGATGGGAAGCGACCCAGCAAGCGTAGCGTTCGACACCCTGCAGAGCGCCAAGGCAAACGGCGCCGACGTGGTGCTCATCGATACGGCAGGCCGACTGCACAACAAGGTGAACCTGATGAATGAGCTCAAGAAAATAAAGGAAGTGATGAAGAAGGTAATGCCTGAGGCACCAGACGAGGTAATGCTCGTGCTCGACGGAAGTACCGGACAGAATGCATTCGAGCAGGCTAAGCAGTTCTCTGCCGTTACCAACATCTCCTCGCTCGCCATCACCAAGCTCGACGGAACCGCTAAGGGCGGCGTTGTCATCGGCATCAGCGACCAGCTCAAGGTGCCTGTAAAATACATCGGACTAGGCGAAGGTATGGAAGATCTGCAGCTCTTCAACAAGACAGAATTCGTAGACTCGCTCTTTAAAAATTAG
- the rimO gene encoding 30S ribosomal protein S12 methylthiotransferase RimO, translated as MKKNQIDIITLGCSKNLVDSELLMKQFEANGYHCVHDSKRPQGEIAVINTCGFIEDAKQESIDTILEFIQAKEEGRLRKLYVMGCLSQRYQKELEEEMPEVDKFYGKFNYKQLLQELGKAEVSSCNGQRHLTTPRHYAYIKIAEGCNRHCAYCAIPIITGKHVSRPKEEILQEVRELVAEGVKEFQIIAQELTYYGVDIDGKHHITELISEMADIPGVKWIRLHYAYPNQFPMDLLDVMREKPNVCKYLDIALQHISDHMLTSMHRHVTKQETINLLKAIRERVPGIHIRTTLMVGFPGETDEDFHELLDFVREQRFERMGAFAYSEEEGTYSATHYEDNVPAEVKQRRLDELMILQQDISSEIEADKVGKTMTVIIDRKEGDYYIGRTEFCSPEVDPEVLIRADEKRLRVGCFYQVEITASEEFDLYGKVVK; from the coding sequence ATGAAGAAAAATCAGATAGATATTATTACCCTGGGCTGCTCGAAGAATCTCGTAGACAGCGAGTTGCTGATGAAGCAGTTTGAGGCAAACGGCTACCATTGCGTTCACGATTCCAAGCGCCCTCAGGGCGAGATAGCCGTCATCAATACGTGCGGATTCATCGAGGATGCAAAGCAGGAAAGCATCGACACCATCCTGGAGTTTATCCAGGCTAAGGAAGAAGGCCGACTCAGAAAGCTCTACGTAATGGGCTGCCTCTCGCAGCGCTACCAGAAGGAACTGGAAGAAGAAATGCCCGAAGTGGATAAGTTCTACGGCAAATTCAACTACAAGCAGCTTCTGCAGGAACTCGGCAAGGCGGAAGTTTCATCCTGCAACGGCCAGCGTCATCTCACCACTCCGCGCCATTATGCCTACATCAAGATAGCTGAGGGCTGCAACCGCCACTGTGCCTACTGCGCCATTCCTATCATCACCGGCAAGCACGTTTCCCGTCCGAAGGAAGAGATTCTGCAGGAGGTGCGCGAACTGGTGGCAGAAGGCGTGAAGGAGTTTCAGATTATCGCTCAGGAACTCACCTACTACGGCGTAGATATTGACGGCAAGCATCATATTACCGAACTCATCAGCGAGATGGCTGATATTCCGGGCGTGAAATGGATTCGCCTGCATTATGCTTATCCGAACCAGTTCCCTATGGATCTTCTGGACGTGATGCGCGAGAAGCCAAACGTATGCAAATATCTCGACATTGCCCTCCAGCACATCAGCGACCACATGCTCACCAGCATGCATCGCCACGTAACGAAGCAGGAAACCATCAATCTGCTGAAGGCCATCCGCGAACGCGTGCCAGGCATTCACATCCGCACTACGCTGATGGTTGGTTTCCCAGGCGAGACAGATGAGGATTTCCACGAGCTCCTCGACTTTGTACGCGAACAGAGATTTGAGCGCATGGGCGCCTTTGCCTACTCTGAGGAAGAAGGAACCTACAGCGCCACCCACTACGAAGACAACGTGCCTGCCGAGGTAAAGCAGCGCCGGCTGGACGAACTGATGATTCTGCAGCAAGACATCAGCTCTGAGATTGAGGCAGATAAGGTGGGCAAAACCATGACCGTTATCATCGACCGCAAGGAAGGCGATTACTACATCGGACGAACAGAGTTCTGCTCTCCGGAAGTAGACCCTGAGGTTCTGATCCGTGCCGATGAGAAGCGTCTGCGCGTGGGTTGTTTCTATCAGGTAGAAATTACTGCAAGCGAGGAATTTGACCTCTATGGCAAGGTGGTGAAATAA
- a CDS encoding ribonuclease H, translating into MTQDTSTYYVWIGGSCDYGHKERAGGAAVVIEHNGNIISRDVISDLHTTEFRMMLTLMVKVMQEIPKGSDILFLTNAAYIQNFDKTPTSKSANPDLIIQCIEEKKRYNSVGVKIVQYHKSPLLIETHDRATEAMAKTRKEFHQKNK; encoded by the coding sequence ATGACACAAGATACTTCTACATATTACGTTTGGATAGGTGGCTCATGTGATTATGGCCATAAAGAGCGAGCTGGTGGTGCTGCCGTTGTGATTGAGCATAACGGCAATATCATCAGCCGTGATGTAATCAGCGACCTACACACCACAGAGTTCCGCATGATGCTAACCCTCATGGTGAAGGTAATGCAGGAAATACCTAAAGGTTCCGACATTCTCTTCCTGACCAACGCTGCCTATATTCAGAACTTTGACAAGACTCCAACCTCAAAGTCTGCCAATCCAGACTTGATCATTCAATGCATCGAGGAAAAGAAAAGGTACAACTCAGTCGGAGTCAAGATTGTGCAATATCATAAGAGCCCATTGCTGATAGAGACCCACGATAGGGCTACGGAAGCAATGGCAAAGACAAGGAAGGAGTTTCATCAGAAAAACAAATAA